One window of the Runella slithyformis DSM 19594 genome contains the following:
- a CDS encoding HepT-like ribonuclease domain-containing protein, whose translation MSPSLIEFLEHIQKELEFLLKNSQRIGYETFINDDFVSRAFLRSLEMIGEAAKKVPDEIRYNYPEVGWRGLAGLRDNSYPSVF comes from the coding sequence ATGTCTCCTTCACTGATTGAATTTTTGGAGCATATCCAAAAGGAATTGGAATTCTTGCTCAAAAATAGCCAACGAATAGGTTATGAAACCTTCATAAATGATGATTTTGTAAGTCGCGCATTTTTAAGGAGCTTAGAAATGATAGGCGAAGCTGCTAAAAAGGTCCCTGATGAAATACGTTATAACTACCCGGAAGTGGGTTGGAGGGGATTGGCCGGCTTAAGAGATAATTCTTATCCATCAGTATTTTAA
- a CDS encoding SemiSWEET transporter: MLEIMGYVAGSLTTLAFIPQVLQIYRTKSAKDVSLAMFLLFTAGVALWLGYGIMTHSFPVVAANAITLVLSFVILYFKWKYTRSSNI; the protein is encoded by the coding sequence ATGTTAGAGATAATGGGCTATGTGGCGGGTTCCTTAACCACGCTCGCCTTTATTCCCCAAGTTTTACAGATTTACCGCACCAAATCAGCCAAAGATGTTTCACTTGCCATGTTTCTGCTTTTCACCGCCGGCGTAGCTTTATGGCTTGGTTACGGCATCATGACACATTCCTTTCCGGTTGTTGCGGCCAATGCCATCACATTGGTTCTTTCGTTTGTGATTCTCTATTTTAAATGGAAATACACCCGTTCTTCCAATATCTAA
- the leuC gene encoding 3-isopropylmalate dehydratase large subunit, translating into MSNQPSTLFDKVWDAHVVRKIEDGPDVFFIDRHFIHEVTSPVAFLGLESRGIGVLFPERTFATADHNTPTINQHLPVEDPLSANQLKALETNTAKYGISHWGLGHAKNGIVHVVGPENGITLPGMTIVCGDSHTSTHGAFGAIAFGIGTSEVEMVLASQCIMQPKPKKMRITINGKLGKGVLPKDVVLFIISQISASGATGYFVEYAGEVFENMSMEGRMTVCNMSIEMGARGGMIAPDETAFAYLKGREQAPKGEAWDKALAYWKTLKTDEGATFDLEYTYDAANIEPQITYGTNPGLGTGISQHIPKAEQVLDGSASYAKSLAYMGFAEEDALIGKQIDYVFLGSCTNGRIEDFRAFASIVKGRKKADNVTAWLVPGSHIVEAQIKEEGILDILNEAGFSLRQPGCSACLAMNDDKIPAGKYAVSTSNRNFEGRQGPGARTLLASPYVAAAAAVTGKVTDPREFL; encoded by the coding sequence ATGTCAAACCAACCAAGTACCCTCTTCGACAAAGTGTGGGATGCCCACGTTGTCCGCAAGATTGAAGACGGACCCGATGTGTTCTTCATCGATCGTCACTTTATTCACGAAGTAACCAGCCCGGTGGCCTTTTTGGGGCTGGAAAGTCGCGGTATCGGTGTGCTTTTTCCTGAGCGTACCTTTGCCACTGCCGACCACAACACGCCGACCATCAATCAGCATTTGCCGGTAGAAGACCCGCTTTCGGCCAATCAGTTGAAAGCCCTCGAAACCAACACCGCCAAGTACGGTATTTCGCACTGGGGATTAGGCCACGCCAAAAACGGAATTGTACACGTTGTGGGGCCGGAAAACGGAATTACCCTGCCGGGCATGACCATCGTTTGCGGTGATTCACACACGTCTACCCACGGAGCTTTCGGAGCCATTGCCTTCGGTATCGGTACCTCAGAAGTAGAAATGGTGTTGGCGTCGCAGTGTATCATGCAGCCCAAACCCAAGAAAATGCGCATTACCATCAATGGTAAATTAGGGAAAGGCGTATTGCCGAAGGACGTTGTCCTTTTCATTATTTCGCAGATCTCAGCCAGCGGTGCTACGGGTTATTTTGTAGAATATGCCGGTGAAGTGTTTGAAAATATGAGCATGGAAGGCCGTATGACGGTGTGTAACATGTCTATCGAAATGGGCGCGCGCGGTGGCATGATCGCTCCCGACGAAACGGCATTCGCGTACCTTAAAGGTCGTGAACAGGCTCCTAAAGGCGAAGCCTGGGACAAAGCCTTAGCCTACTGGAAAACCCTCAAAACCGACGAAGGAGCGACGTTTGATTTAGAATATACTTACGACGCTGCCAACATCGAACCCCAAATCACGTACGGAACCAATCCGGGCTTGGGGACGGGTATCTCTCAGCATATCCCCAAAGCCGAACAGGTATTGGACGGCAGCGCTTCTTATGCTAAATCGTTGGCTTACATGGGATTTGCCGAAGAGGATGCCCTTATTGGCAAGCAGATTGACTACGTATTTCTGGGAAGCTGCACCAACGGTCGTATCGAAGATTTCCGGGCGTTTGCCTCTATCGTAAAAGGCCGTAAAAAAGCCGATAACGTAACGGCGTGGTTGGTACCGGGCTCGCACATTGTCGAAGCCCAGATCAAAGAAGAAGGTATTTTGGATATTTTAAACGAGGCGGGCTTTTCACTGCGTCAGCCGGGATGTTCGGCCTGTTTGGCAATGAACGATGACAAGATTCCGGCGGGCAAATACGCGGTCAGTACCTCAAATCGCAACTTTGAAGGTCGTCAGGGCCCGGGAGCGCGTACGTTGCTGGCGAGTCCTTACGTAGCGGCAGCGGCGGCCGTTACCGGAAAAGTAACTGACCCACGGGAGTTTTTATAA
- a CDS encoding type II toxin-antitoxin system HicB family antitoxin, which yields MKTHHFPILIEQDEDSIYIVTCPTFKGCHSYGKTIDEAIQNIREVIEMCMEEQQMDDSNKFIGFREIEIHQKASA from the coding sequence ATGAAAACGCATCATTTTCCGATACTCATTGAGCAGGATGAAGACAGCATTTATATAGTTACCTGCCCTACTTTTAAGGGATGTCATTCCTATGGAAAAACCATAGATGAAGCCATTCAAAATATTCGTGAGGTGATTGAAATGTGTATGGAGGAACAACAAATGGATGATTCAAACAAATTTATTGGTTTCAGAGAGATAGAAATACACCAAAAAGCAAGTGCTTAA
- the ilvN gene encoding acetolactate synthase small subunit produces MTTYTICIFTENTFGLLNKITIIFTRRRVNIESLTVSETERKGVSRYTITIKHDKREDVEKLVRQIRKVVEVLAVFGYLDDEVVYNEIALFKIATPIGTRPIDIETINKVHKAWVVYWGLDYVVIEKAGNETEIMDFFRYIKPYGILEFVKSGRVAVGKTPQGLVEYLPQEVHGEYYA; encoded by the coding sequence ATGACGACTTACACCATCTGTATTTTTACCGAAAACACCTTCGGTCTGTTGAATAAAATCACGATCATTTTCACGCGTAGACGGGTCAATATTGAGAGCCTGACGGTATCGGAAACCGAGCGGAAAGGCGTATCGCGGTATACCATTACCATCAAACACGATAAACGGGAAGATGTCGAAAAACTTGTGCGTCAGATTCGCAAAGTAGTGGAAGTACTGGCGGTATTTGGCTATCTGGATGATGAGGTCGTGTACAACGAAATTGCACTTTTTAAAATCGCTACCCCTATCGGGACCCGGCCTATCGACATCGAAACCATTAATAAAGTGCACAAAGCATGGGTGGTCTATTGGGGGCTGGACTATGTGGTCATCGAAAAAGCCGGCAATGAAACGGAGATCATGGATTTTTTTCGGTACATCAAGCCTTACGGAATACTGGAATTTGTAAAGTCCGGTCGGGTGGCGGTTGGGAAAACCCCTCAGGGATTGGTCGAATACCTTCCGCAAGAAGTGCATGGGGAGTATTATGCTTAA
- the ilvA gene encoding threonine ammonia-lyase IlvA: MSLASEKNKQKAADWPTFDNILQAAERIRKVVKHTDLELNLNFSERYEANIYFKREDLQVVRSYKIRGAYNKMASLSAEALANGVVCASAGNHAQGVAYACNKMQVRGRIFMPSTTPAQKVKQVKLFGKDQIEVVLHGDTYDDAYHAAKHFCESNEATFIHPFDDVQVMEGQGTVGLEIFRDADFKIDYLLFAIGGGGLASGVTTVFKQLSPATKLIGVEPLGSPTMYTAIKEDHVVTLENIDKFVDGAAVKRAGEHTFQVCRQNLESILLVPEGKVCSTILQLYNEEAIVVEPAGALTVAALDQIKDEIKGKDVVLLIGGGNNDITRTEEIKERSLLYEGLKHYFIIRFPQRSGAFKEFLNHVLGPNDDIAHFEYSKKTARERGPALVGIELRHKEDFEPLLARMQEHNMQFEYINNKPDLFEFLI; encoded by the coding sequence ATGAGTCTCGCCTCCGAAAAAAATAAACAAAAAGCCGCTGATTGGCCCACTTTCGACAATATTTTGCAAGCGGCTGAGCGTATTCGCAAAGTGGTAAAACATACCGATTTGGAATTAAATCTCAATTTTTCGGAGCGATACGAAGCCAATATTTACTTCAAACGCGAAGATTTGCAGGTAGTACGGTCTTACAAAATTCGGGGTGCATATAATAAGATGGCAAGCCTGTCGGCCGAGGCACTTGCCAACGGTGTTGTCTGCGCCAGTGCGGGAAACCACGCCCAAGGCGTAGCCTATGCCTGTAACAAAATGCAGGTACGTGGCCGAATCTTCATGCCCAGCACTACGCCTGCTCAAAAGGTAAAACAGGTCAAACTATTCGGGAAAGACCAAATTGAAGTGGTGCTGCACGGCGATACCTACGACGACGCCTACCATGCCGCCAAGCATTTTTGTGAAAGCAATGAGGCGACCTTTATCCATCCCTTCGACGATGTGCAGGTGATGGAAGGGCAGGGGACTGTCGGCCTGGAGATCTTTCGGGATGCTGACTTTAAAATTGATTATTTGCTGTTTGCCATCGGCGGCGGCGGATTAGCTTCGGGGGTAACAACGGTGTTCAAACAATTGAGCCCTGCCACAAAACTTATTGGGGTAGAGCCGCTTGGATCGCCGACTATGTACACCGCCATCAAAGAGGACCATGTGGTCACGCTCGAAAACATTGATAAATTTGTGGATGGTGCAGCGGTGAAGCGTGCCGGGGAGCATACCTTTCAGGTATGTCGTCAAAATCTGGAATCTATTTTACTGGTTCCGGAAGGGAAAGTCTGCTCCACGATTTTACAATTGTACAATGAAGAAGCTATCGTCGTAGAGCCTGCCGGAGCACTCACCGTAGCGGCGCTCGACCAGATCAAAGACGAAATCAAAGGGAAAGACGTAGTGCTGCTGATCGGCGGTGGCAACAACGACATTACCCGTACCGAAGAAATAAAAGAGCGCAGTTTGCTGTACGAAGGGCTCAAGCACTATTTTATCATTCGTTTTCCGCAACGTTCGGGAGCTTTCAAAGAATTTTTGAACCACGTTCTGGGCCCCAATGACGATATAGCCCACTTTGAATATTCCAAAAAAACGGCCCGGGAGCGCGGTCCCGCCTTGGTAGGTATCGAACTGCGCCACAAAGAAGATTTTGAACCGCTTTTGGCTCGTATGCAGGAGCACAACATGCAATTTGAATACATCAATAATAAGCCTGATTTATTTGAGTTTTTGATCTGA
- a CDS encoding class I SAM-dependent methyltransferase gives MNQDYYRQYFHLEREHWWFVVRNRIIINHLRGVLPMHRPLNILNVGVATGYSSQLLEEFGKVKSVEYDRECYEFTKANVPIDVMEGTVLELPFSNDTYDLVCAFDVIEHVKEHQLAVDEMQRVCKKEGIVCVTVPAFMFLWNQHDDINHHVRRYTLDVLERLFEKSGEIVFSSYFNFWLFFPIALFRLLSKLIPLHRPKTAEAVSDFTILNGPVFQKVFGRIFKTEDWLIQQRTKFFVGVSALLTWQKAK, from the coding sequence ATGAATCAGGACTATTATAGACAGTATTTTCATTTAGAGCGTGAACATTGGTGGTTCGTGGTCCGTAACCGAATTATTATCAATCATCTGAGGGGGGTATTGCCAATGCACCGACCTCTCAACATTCTGAATGTAGGTGTTGCCACCGGATATTCGTCGCAGTTGCTCGAAGAATTCGGGAAAGTGAAATCGGTAGAATATGATCGGGAATGTTATGAGTTTACCAAGGCCAATGTCCCGATTGACGTAATGGAAGGCACTGTTTTAGAGTTGCCTTTTTCAAACGATACCTACGATCTCGTATGCGCTTTTGATGTCATAGAGCACGTAAAAGAACATCAATTAGCCGTAGATGAAATGCAAAGGGTGTGTAAAAAAGAAGGGATAGTATGCGTGACGGTTCCGGCGTTTATGTTTTTGTGGAACCAACATGATGATATCAATCACCATGTACGCCGTTATACCCTGGACGTATTGGAAAGGTTATTTGAGAAAAGCGGGGAAATAGTATTCAGCAGTTATTTCAATTTTTGGCTGTTCTTTCCTATCGCCTTGTTTCGATTATTGTCAAAATTGATTCCCCTTCACCGCCCAAAAACAGCAGAGGCAGTATCGGATTTTACGATCTTGAACGGTCCGGTGTTTCAGAAAGTATTCGGCAGAATCTTTAAGACCGAGGATTGGTTAATCCAACAACGAACAAAGTTTTTTGTGGGTGTATCGGCACTGCTTACATGGCAAAAGGCAAAATGA
- the ilvC gene encoding ketol-acid reductoisomerase: MAQINFGGSVEEVVTREEFPLEKAREVLANETIAVIGYGVQGPGQSLNMRDNGFNVIVGQRKGKTYDKAVADGWVPGETLFEIEEALEKGTIICFLLSDAAQIELWPTVKKALVPGKSLYFSHGFGVTYKEQTGIVPPADVDVFLVAPKGSGTSLRRLFVEGKGLNSSFAVYQDASGNARTKCIAMGIGVGSGYLFETDFYREVTSDLTGERGTLMGAIQGIFAAQYEVLRENGHSPSEAFNETVEELTQSLMPLVAENGMDWMYANCSTTAQRGALDWWKPFKEATKPVFQKLYDSVKSGEQANISITRNSQPDYREKLEVELAELRDSEMWIAGAAVRSLRPERN; this comes from the coding sequence ATGGCACAAATCAATTTCGGCGGGAGCGTAGAAGAAGTAGTAACCCGCGAAGAATTTCCTCTTGAAAAAGCACGTGAAGTATTGGCAAATGAAACGATCGCCGTGATTGGTTACGGTGTTCAGGGCCCCGGTCAGAGCTTAAATATGCGCGATAACGGTTTCAACGTAATCGTAGGTCAGCGTAAGGGAAAAACGTATGATAAAGCAGTGGCTGATGGCTGGGTGCCGGGCGAAACCCTTTTCGAAATCGAGGAAGCCCTTGAAAAAGGAACAATCATCTGTTTCTTATTGTCGGATGCCGCACAAATTGAACTTTGGCCAACCGTAAAGAAAGCACTTGTTCCCGGTAAGTCATTGTATTTCTCACATGGTTTTGGTGTAACGTATAAAGAGCAAACAGGAATCGTCCCTCCGGCGGATGTAGACGTGTTCTTGGTAGCTCCCAAAGGTTCAGGAACTTCATTGCGCCGTTTGTTTGTAGAAGGAAAAGGATTGAATTCTTCGTTTGCCGTTTATCAGGATGCTTCGGGCAACGCGCGTACCAAATGTATCGCCATGGGTATCGGGGTAGGTTCAGGTTATTTGTTTGAAACGGATTTCTACCGCGAAGTAACGTCTGACCTTACCGGTGAGCGTGGAACGTTGATGGGGGCTATTCAGGGAATCTTTGCGGCTCAGTACGAAGTGTTGCGCGAAAACGGCCACTCACCTTCTGAAGCGTTCAACGAAACCGTAGAAGAGTTGACCCAATCATTGATGCCGCTTGTGGCTGAAAACGGGATGGATTGGATGTATGCCAACTGTTCAACGACGGCTCAACGCGGAGCATTGGATTGGTGGAAGCCTTTTAAAGAAGCCACCAAGCCTGTTTTCCAAAAATTATACGATTCTGTAAAATCAGGCGAGCAGGCCAATATCTCGATCACACGCAACTCACAGCCCGACTACCGCGAAAAACTCGAAGTCGAATTGGCCGAACTTCGTGATTCAGAAATGTGGATTGCCGGTGCGGCTGTACGCAGCCTGCGTCCTGAGCGTAACTAA
- the ilvB gene encoding biosynthetic-type acetolactate synthase large subunit, which produces MDNHLTMIAQQEAASVEAILTHEIITPTTDGIPEGPRLLSGAQALMESLIKEGTEVIFGYPGGAIMPTYDALFDYMDRLDHILVRHEQGAGHAAQGYARTSGKPGVCLVTSGPGGTNLVTPIADAIIDCTPLVCIIGQVKSTLLGTDAFQETDIIGVTTPVCKWNYQITDPNEVPEVMAKAFYIATSGKPGPVVIDFTRDAQVALMDKPYEYKKVQGLTSYKPRTVPKDEHVQKAAQLINNAKKPYILFGHGVLISGAMEELKAFAEKTDIPCASTLLGLSAMPIDHPNYVGWLGMHGNYGPNVMTDQADVIIAIGMRFDDRVTGDATKYIRQAKVVHIEIDPSEIDKIVKTEAPVVGDVKEALKKLMPLVKENNHSAWRNEFKKFDVIENQKVTQRELKSEGELKMAEVVHMLSQKTNGEACIVADVGQHQMIAARYYQFKNPHSYIASGGLGTMGFAIPASFGAKKGAPDREVVAFIGDGCFQMTIQELGTIAQSGLAVKLIILNNNYLGMVRQWQQLFFDKRYSFVELKNPDFVTIAKGFGIAGHTCSERDNLSDSLDALLRSDKPYLLEVIVEKEENVFPMVPAGASVVDIRLD; this is translated from the coding sequence ATGGACAACCATTTAACCATGATCGCACAACAGGAAGCTGCGTCGGTAGAAGCTATTTTGACGCACGAAATTATAACGCCAACGACCGATGGTATTCCTGAAGGCCCCCGGCTTTTGTCGGGCGCTCAGGCGCTCATGGAATCACTGATCAAAGAAGGAACGGAAGTGATTTTCGGCTATCCGGGCGGTGCCATCATGCCTACGTATGATGCGCTTTTTGATTATATGGACCGCTTGGACCATATTCTGGTGCGCCATGAGCAGGGTGCGGGACACGCCGCTCAGGGATATGCCCGTACCAGCGGAAAGCCGGGTGTTTGCCTGGTAACTTCCGGTCCCGGCGGTACCAACCTCGTTACGCCCATTGCTGACGCCATCATTGACTGTACGCCTTTGGTGTGTATCATCGGGCAGGTAAAGTCAACCTTGCTGGGTACGGACGCGTTTCAGGAAACGGACATCATCGGAGTAACCACACCCGTTTGTAAGTGGAACTATCAAATCACCGACCCCAACGAAGTGCCTGAAGTGATGGCGAAAGCCTTTTATATTGCCACTTCCGGAAAACCCGGACCCGTGGTGATTGACTTCACGCGCGACGCGCAGGTAGCGTTGATGGACAAGCCGTACGAGTATAAAAAAGTACAGGGCCTGACCAGCTACAAGCCACGCACCGTTCCCAAAGATGAACACGTACAGAAAGCGGCTCAGTTGATCAATAATGCCAAAAAACCTTATATATTGTTCGGGCATGGTGTGTTGATTTCGGGCGCGATGGAAGAACTCAAAGCCTTTGCCGAAAAAACCGATATCCCTTGTGCAAGCACATTGTTGGGGCTTTCTGCGATGCCGATTGACCATCCGAATTATGTGGGCTGGCTGGGGATGCATGGCAACTATGGCCCTAACGTCATGACCGACCAGGCGGATGTCATTATCGCCATCGGAATGCGCTTTGATGACCGCGTAACGGGCGATGCAACCAAGTACATTCGGCAGGCCAAAGTGGTCCATATAGAAATTGATCCTTCTGAAATTGATAAAATTGTCAAAACGGAAGCGCCTGTAGTAGGAGATGTGAAAGAGGCATTGAAAAAACTGATGCCTTTGGTGAAGGAAAATAATCACTCTGCCTGGCGTAATGAATTTAAGAAATTTGACGTCATCGAAAATCAAAAAGTAACCCAACGGGAATTGAAGTCCGAGGGGGAGCTTAAGATGGCCGAAGTGGTACACATGCTTTCCCAAAAAACCAACGGCGAAGCCTGTATCGTGGCCGATGTGGGCCAGCACCAAATGATTGCGGCACGTTATTATCAATTTAAAAACCCGCATTCGTATATCGCTTCGGGGGGGCTGGGAACCATGGGGTTTGCCATTCCTGCTTCTTTTGGAGCCAAAAAAGGGGCACCTGACCGCGAGGTCGTTGCTTTTATCGGCGACGGCTGCTTTCAAATGACCATTCAGGAGCTGGGAACCATTGCCCAGAGCGGATTGGCCGTGAAGCTGATCATTCTCAATAACAATTATTTGGGAATGGTACGGCAGTGGCAACAGTTGTTTTTTGACAAACGCTATTCGTTTGTAGAGTTAAAAAATCCTGATTTTGTGACCATTGCCAAAGGTTTCGGCATTGCGGGACATACCTGTTCCGAGCGCGACAATTTGAGCGATTCGTTGGATGCGTTGCTCAGATCGGATAAGCCCTACCTGTTGGAAGTGATCGTGGAAAAAGAAGAAAATGTTTTTCCAATGGTACCTGCCGGTGCTTCAGTAGTTGATATAAGACTTGATTGA
- a CDS encoding type II toxin-antitoxin system HicA family toxin, with translation MAQLVISGKELIRLLEKLGFEVIRINGSHHRVRHPDGRVTSVPVHKNEDLPKGLVRKIIREDLDMDFEEFIVFARENG, from the coding sequence ATGGCTCAGTTGGTGATTTCAGGCAAAGAACTGATCCGACTTTTGGAAAAGTTAGGATTTGAGGTGATTAGGATTAATGGTTCTCACCATCGGGTCAGGCACCCCGACGGTCGCGTTACTTCCGTACCTGTTCATAAAAATGAAGATTTGCCAAAGGGATTAGTGCGTAAAATTATTAGAGAAGACCTTGATATGGATTTTGAAGAATTTATTGTATTTGCCCGAGAAAATGGGTAA
- the ilvD gene encoding dihydroxy-acid dehydratase: MSEQLNKFSRTLTQEVTNPAAKAMLYGVGLTKEDMQKAQVGIASTGYEGNTCNMHLNGLSVHVKKGIQENGMVGLIFHTIGVSDGMTNGNDGMSYSLPSRDLIADSIENVVCGQWYDGVIAVVGCDKNMPGAMIALARLNRPGMLVYGGTIRTGEYKGQKLDIISAFEALGKKFAGTISDEDYEGVIQNAIPGAGACGGMYTANTMASSMEAMGLTLPNSSTYPATHEGKKAECIAIGAAMKILLEKNICPRDIMTRKAFENAMTLVMALGGSTNAVLHYLAIARAADVEFTLKDIQDISDRTPLIADLKPSGKYYMEDVLAIGGVPAIMKYLYKQGLLHGDCMTVTGKTIAENLADAPDLNFDTQKIIFPLSTPLKPTGHLQVMYGNLATMGALAKITGKEGERFEGMAKVCDREEEVIEYIAKGEIKEGHVIVIRNEGPKGGPGMPEMLKPTSAVMGAGLGNKVAMITDGRFSGGTHGFVVGHVTPEAYMGGTIALVKDGDKITIDAVNNVLHLHVSDEELAERRKEWKQPEPAFKKGTLGKYIRNVKSASEGCVTDEA; this comes from the coding sequence ATGTCAGAACAACTAAACAAATTCAGTCGCACACTTACGCAGGAAGTAACCAATCCCGCTGCCAAAGCCATGCTTTATGGCGTAGGATTAACGAAGGAAGACATGCAAAAAGCCCAAGTTGGCATTGCCAGCACAGGCTATGAAGGCAACACCTGTAATATGCACCTCAATGGGCTTTCAGTGCATGTGAAAAAAGGAATTCAGGAAAATGGGATGGTAGGTCTCATCTTTCATACCATCGGTGTGTCAGACGGGATGACCAACGGCAATGATGGCATGAGCTATTCGCTGCCCAGTCGTGACCTGATCGCTGATTCCATCGAAAATGTGGTATGTGGACAGTGGTATGACGGAGTGATTGCGGTGGTAGGTTGTGATAAAAATATGCCCGGGGCTATGATAGCACTGGCGCGACTCAATCGCCCCGGCATGCTGGTCTATGGCGGAACGATCCGGACGGGAGAATATAAAGGACAAAAGCTTGATATCATTTCAGCATTTGAGGCCTTGGGCAAAAAATTTGCCGGAACGATCTCGGACGAAGACTACGAAGGCGTGATTCAAAATGCCATTCCCGGGGCAGGGGCCTGCGGCGGAATGTACACCGCCAATACGATGGCCAGTTCGATGGAAGCGATGGGCCTGACCCTTCCCAATTCTTCGACCTATCCTGCTACCCACGAAGGTAAAAAGGCAGAATGTATTGCCATTGGGGCAGCTATGAAGATATTGTTGGAAAAGAATATTTGTCCGCGCGATATCATGACGCGCAAAGCCTTTGAAAACGCGATGACCCTCGTAATGGCTTTGGGTGGTTCTACCAATGCCGTGTTGCACTATTTGGCCATCGCCCGCGCCGCAGATGTGGAATTTACCCTGAAAGATATTCAGGATATTTCAGATCGTACTCCTCTGATTGCAGATCTTAAGCCATCCGGCAAATATTACATGGAAGATGTACTCGCCATTGGCGGTGTGCCGGCCATTATGAAGTACCTATATAAGCAGGGGCTTTTGCACGGAGATTGTATGACAGTGACCGGCAAAACCATTGCTGAAAATTTGGCCGATGCACCCGATTTGAATTTCGACACTCAAAAAATTATTTTCCCGCTTTCTACCCCCCTCAAACCGACAGGGCACTTACAGGTTATGTACGGCAACCTGGCCACCATGGGAGCTCTGGCCAAGATTACAGGCAAAGAAGGGGAACGTTTTGAAGGAATGGCTAAAGTATGTGATCGCGAAGAAGAAGTGATCGAATACATCGCAAAGGGAGAGATCAAAGAAGGTCATGTGATCGTCATTCGTAACGAAGGCCCTAAAGGCGGTCCCGGTATGCCCGAAATGCTGAAGCCGACATCAGCGGTGATGGGAGCGGGGCTTGGCAATAAGGTTGCCATGATCACGGATGGTCGTTTCTCGGGCGGAACGCATGGGTTTGTGGTAGGGCACGTTACGCCGGAAGCTTACATGGGCGGTACCATCGCTCTGGTAAAAGATGGCGACAAAATTACGATTGATGCCGTAAACAACGTACTGCACCTGCACGTATCGGACGAGGAATTGGCCGAACGCCGCAAGGAGTGGAAACAACCCGAGCCTGCGTTTAAAAAAGGCACGCTGGGCAAATACATCCGCAATGTGAAGTCGGCCAGTGAAGGCTGCGTGACGGATGAAGCATAA
- a CDS encoding helix-turn-helix transcriptional regulator — protein MLRVPSSISAQQFQSLKIQDMTFVAYRSDVYPERNEIFFEEHAVVVVLEGEKKFISPNQDLHVHKGQILFFQRGCYSMNESIGSDYRSLVFFFHEKLLKEFVNQNQTLFAEANTDDTQPILVLQSSPTFEKFIDSLLPYFHSQTPYLNQFLRLKFQELLLHLIEIDSSGQLKSILFNIYKGQKTELEYLLNNYYLKPLTISELAHLSGRSLSAFKRDFEEQFHTSPANWIKNKRLEQAAFLLKNANKNVSEVSMEIGYESVSHFIKAYKEKYGFTPKKHD, from the coding sequence ATGCTTCGCGTTCCTTCTTCCATCAGTGCTCAGCAGTTTCAGTCCCTGAAAATTCAGGACATGACCTTTGTGGCCTACCGAAGCGATGTGTATCCGGAACGAAATGAGATTTTCTTTGAAGAGCATGCCGTGGTAGTGGTGTTGGAAGGAGAGAAAAAATTTATCTCGCCCAATCAGGACCTCCACGTTCATAAAGGACAGATTCTGTTTTTCCAGCGGGGTTGTTATTCGATGAATGAGTCCATCGGGAGTGATTACCGAAGCCTCGTTTTCTTCTTTCACGAAAAACTCCTCAAAGAATTTGTCAATCAGAATCAAACATTGTTTGCGGAGGCAAATACTGACGATACCCAACCTATTTTGGTTCTTCAATCCTCACCGACCTTTGAAAAATTCATTGATTCCCTTTTACCTTATTTTCATTCGCAAACGCCGTATTTAAACCAATTTCTGCGGCTTAAATTTCAGGAGTTGCTGCTTCACTTAATTGAAATTGACTCTTCAGGACAACTCAAGTCCATTCTGTTCAATATTTACAAAGGCCAAAAGACCGAGCTGGAATATTTGTTGAACAACTATTACTTAAAGCCGTTGACAATAAGTGAATTGGCTCATCTGTCGGGGCGTAGCTTATCGGCGTTCAAACGTGATTTTGAAGAACAGTTTCATACTTCTCCCGCCAACTGGATCAAAAATAAACGCTTGGAACAGGCGGCCTTTCTTCTCAAAAACGCCAACAAAAACGTGTCGGAAGTAAGTATGGAAATTGGGTACGAGAGTGTTTCCCATTTTATCAAGGCGTATAAAGAAAAATACGGTTTTACGCCAAAAAAACACGATTGA